A stretch of Acidimicrobiia bacterium DNA encodes these proteins:
- a CDS encoding thioesterase family protein — translation MGDLGKDTAVRGGDGRYTATLSRDWEIWGPQGGYIAAVALRAAGAHSRFPRPASIVGHFLGVADFRDVDIVTVTKRAASRAESIAVSMTQDGKPIFEALVWAVAEDVDGLTHDRARFPDHVGAPEDYPTVQERIAALPEPPPSPPFPFWLNFESRPIEWVSNWEERTAGEPVWESWERYVVEPDPTDPYLCAARLLVLVDVGSWPGVVRLHVDTKGLYAPSLDIACEFHRIAPGSAPLLARGESPSGAEGLIGTHQQVWSRDGELLASGVSQLLCRPAR, via the coding sequence ATGGGGGATTTGGGCAAGGACACCGCGGTGCGCGGCGGCGACGGTCGCTACACCGCCACTCTGTCGCGCGACTGGGAGATCTGGGGACCGCAGGGCGGTTACATCGCCGCGGTCGCGCTGCGCGCCGCGGGTGCGCACTCGCGTTTCCCGCGCCCCGCGAGCATCGTCGGCCACTTCCTCGGCGTCGCCGACTTCCGCGACGTCGACATCGTCACGGTGACGAAGCGCGCGGCTTCACGCGCCGAGTCGATCGCGGTGTCGATGACACAGGACGGCAAGCCGATCTTCGAAGCGCTCGTGTGGGCGGTCGCCGAAGACGTCGACGGACTCACGCACGACCGCGCGCGCTTCCCCGATCACGTCGGTGCGCCCGAGGACTACCCGACCGTGCAGGAGCGCATCGCCGCGCTACCCGAGCCGCCACCCTCGCCACCGTTCCCGTTCTGGCTCAACTTCGAGTCGCGGCCGATCGAATGGGTGTCGAACTGGGAGGAGCGCACAGCCGGGGAGCCGGTGTGGGAGAGCTGGGAGCGCTACGTCGTCGAGCCCGACCCCACGGATCCGTACCTGTGCGCGGCGCGCCTGCTCGTGCTCGTCGACGTCGGCTCGTGGCCCGGCGTCGTGCGACTGCACGTCGACACGAAGGGGCTGTACGCGCCGTCACTCGATATCGCGTGCGAGTTCCACCGCATCGCACCGGGCTCGGCGCCGCTGCTCGCGCGCGGCGAGTCGCCGTCGGGCGCCGAGGGCCTGATCGGCACGCATCAGCAGGTGTGGTCGCGCGACGGGGAGCTGCTCGCGTCGGGCGTCAGCCAGCTCTTGTGCCGGCCCGCCCGCTGA
- a CDS encoding VOC family protein: MMEERPVLDQVNLVVGDMDASVEFYRLLGFAIPDRDPLWDDHHRSADVPGGIDFDLDSERFAPEWNAGFPGSRDRRGVVLGFRVGDRDDVDSLYEKVIGAGYRSQQEPYDAFWGARYAIVEDPDGNAVGLMSPIDPNRKSEPPEL; encoded by the coding sequence ATGATGGAAGAGCGTCCGGTGCTCGATCAGGTCAACCTCGTCGTCGGCGACATGGACGCGTCCGTCGAGTTCTATCGGTTGCTCGGTTTCGCGATCCCCGATCGCGATCCGCTCTGGGACGACCACCACCGCTCGGCCGACGTCCCCGGCGGCATCGACTTCGATCTCGACAGCGAGCGCTTCGCTCCGGAGTGGAACGCCGGCTTCCCGGGCTCTCGCGATCGGCGGGGCGTCGTGCTCGGGTTCCGGGTCGGCGATCGCGACGACGTCGACTCTCTCTACGAGAAGGTCATCGGCGCCGGCTACCGCAGCCAGCAAGAGCCGTACGACGCGTTCTGGGGTGCGCGCTACGCGATCGTCGAGGACCCCGACGGCAACGCGGTCGGCCTCATGAGCCCCATCGATCCGAATCGCAAGAGCGAGCCGCCCGAGCTGTGA
- a CDS encoding nitroreductase family protein — MSDLFEVVHRQRACRAFAEAALSDDDVARVLDAATFAPSAENRQPWEFVVVRDASMRAALGDLTARAWEGGGRSFSEGRLSEKMLADVDAGARGGVAGAPVIVVACADTSRGLPQTVPSSMFPAIQNLLLAATALGLGSALTTITTAFVDELRTLLALPDTVVPVALVPLGWPARALGPPRREPFAAHTHRERYGSAW; from the coding sequence GTGAGCGACCTGTTCGAGGTCGTCCATCGCCAGCGTGCGTGTCGCGCGTTCGCGGAAGCTGCGCTCTCGGATGACGACGTCGCGCGTGTGCTCGACGCCGCGACGTTCGCGCCGAGCGCCGAGAACCGGCAGCCCTGGGAGTTCGTCGTCGTGCGCGATGCGTCGATGCGCGCGGCGTTGGGCGATCTGACCGCGCGCGCGTGGGAAGGCGGCGGGCGGTCGTTCTCCGAGGGTCGACTTTCGGAGAAGATGTTGGCCGACGTCGACGCGGGCGCGCGCGGTGGGGTCGCCGGTGCGCCGGTGATCGTGGTCGCGTGCGCGGACACGTCGCGCGGCCTGCCGCAGACGGTGCCGTCGTCGATGTTCCCCGCGATCCAGAACCTGCTGCTCGCCGCGACCGCTTTGGGGTTGGGCTCCGCGCTCACGACGATCACGACCGCGTTCGTCGACGAGCTGCGCACGCTGCTCGCGCTGCCGGACACGGTCGTTCCGGTCGCGCTCGTGCCGCTCGGCTGGCCGGCACGCGCGTTGGGCCCGCCGCGGCGCGAGCCGTTCGCCGCGCACACCCACCGCGAGCGCTACGGGAGCGCCTGGTAG
- a CDS encoding Gfo/Idh/MocA family oxidoreductase encodes MVAASSDRPGAVVVGTGFGCRVHVPALRAAGFDVVALVGTDAERTARRAARADVPRGLTALADALDLPGVAAVTIATPPSTHAALAIAAARAGKHVLCEKPFSLDAGEAAAMFAAVEAAGVGHLVGHEFRWAPERAVVARAIADGMIGEPRFASLVSVVGLVADLDAKLPGWWFDVASGGGWLGASGSHVVDQVRVWLGEIESVSATLSVVSARAAVADDTFTIRFRTRSGVDGVLQQTAAGWGPMRGLTTVAGTDGTIWVDGDTAWIADRGGARPLDVPADLRPPVAPAESDDPRHRFTHLELGPYTRLCEVLRCAVDGSSYPTVVPVPTFADGLAEMQVLDAVRRSAAAAGALVPVGT; translated from the coding sequence GTGGTGGCGGCTTCGTCGGACCGGCCCGGCGCAGTCGTCGTCGGGACCGGGTTCGGTTGCCGCGTGCACGTGCCCGCACTGCGCGCCGCCGGCTTCGACGTCGTCGCGCTCGTCGGTACCGATGCGGAACGCACCGCCCGGCGCGCGGCGCGTGCGGACGTTCCGCGTGGGCTCACGGCGCTCGCCGACGCGCTCGACTTGCCGGGCGTCGCCGCGGTGACGATCGCGACGCCGCCGTCGACTCATGCCGCGCTGGCCATCGCGGCGGCGCGCGCCGGGAAGCACGTGCTGTGCGAGAAGCCCTTCTCGCTCGACGCGGGTGAGGCGGCCGCGATGTTCGCCGCGGTGGAAGCCGCGGGCGTCGGACATCTCGTCGGTCACGAGTTCCGGTGGGCGCCCGAGCGCGCGGTCGTCGCCCGGGCTATCGCCGACGGGATGATCGGCGAGCCGCGCTTCGCGTCGCTCGTGTCGGTCGTCGGTCTCGTCGCCGATCTCGACGCGAAGCTGCCGGGCTGGTGGTTCGACGTCGCGTCCGGCGGCGGCTGGCTCGGCGCGTCGGGCTCGCACGTCGTCGACCAGGTGCGCGTGTGGCTCGGCGAGATCGAGTCGGTCAGCGCGACGTTGTCGGTCGTGTCGGCGCGCGCCGCGGTGGCCGACGACACCTTCACGATCCGCTTCCGCACGCGCTCCGGCGTCGACGGTGTGCTCCAGCAGACCGCCGCCGGTTGGGGACCGATGCGCGGGCTCACGACGGTCGCGGGAACCGACGGCACGATCTGGGTCGACGGCGACACCGCGTGGATCGCCGACCGTGGGGGAGCACGCCCGCTCGACGTGCCGGCGGATCTCCGGCCGCCGGTTGCGCCGGCCGAGAGCGACGATCCCCGTCACCGTTTCACCCACCTCGAGCTGGGTCCCTATACGCGGCTGTGCGAGGTGTTGCGGTGCGCGGTCGACGGCTCGTCGTATCCCACGGTCGTGCCGGTGCCGACGTTCGCGGACGGTCTCGCCGAGATGCAGGTGCTCGACGCCGTGCGCCGGTCGGCGGCCGCCGCCGGCGCACTCGTGCCGGTCGGAACCTGA
- a CDS encoding NAD(P)-dependent oxidoreductase: protein MPLRVVNQLGARAAEAVRHDFPDAEIVDLTPDGPPAGFTADVVFGGWGEWDVLEPWMRTVPWVQLPGTGIDGLPRDLFDGRTVTCARGASGVAISEFVLAAMLAFAKDMPNVWLESPPKHWNFHPLSTLEDKHLGLFGLGGIGIEIAKRALPFGMRVSAVRRTSAPSPIAGVEMLTDFRELLPDADHLVLAAPGTPRTRHIVNAETLALVKPGVHLVNIARGSLVDQDALRVALDDGRVATATLDTVDPEPLPDDHWMYSHPKVRLSAHVSWGTTENFTGSVAILIENLHRFVDGRPLRDLVDLEEGY from the coding sequence ATGCCGTTGCGAGTGGTGAACCAGCTCGGAGCCCGCGCCGCCGAGGCCGTGCGCCACGACTTCCCCGACGCCGAGATCGTCGACCTCACGCCCGACGGTCCGCCCGCCGGCTTCACGGCCGACGTCGTGTTCGGCGGCTGGGGCGAGTGGGACGTTCTCGAGCCGTGGATGCGCACGGTTCCGTGGGTGCAGCTGCCCGGCACCGGCATCGACGGCCTGCCGCGCGACCTGTTCGACGGGCGCACGGTCACGTGCGCGCGAGGCGCGAGCGGCGTCGCGATCTCCGAGTTCGTGCTCGCGGCGATGCTCGCGTTCGCGAAGGACATGCCGAACGTGTGGCTCGAATCGCCACCGAAGCACTGGAACTTCCATCCCCTGAGCACGCTCGAGGACAAGCACCTCGGCCTGTTCGGTCTCGGCGGGATCGGCATCGAGATCGCGAAGCGCGCGCTGCCGTTCGGCATGCGGGTATCTGCGGTGCGGCGAACGTCGGCGCCGAGTCCGATCGCGGGTGTCGAGATGCTCACCGATTTCCGCGAGCTTCTGCCCGACGCCGATCACCTCGTGCTGGCGGCGCCGGGCACGCCGCGCACGCGCCACATCGTGAACGCGGAGACGCTCGCACTCGTGAAGCCCGGCGTGCATCTCGTGAACATCGCGCGCGGCTCGCTCGTCGACCAGGACGCGCTGCGCGTCGCGCTCGACGACGGCCGCGTCGCGACGGCGACGCTCGACACCGTCGATCCCGAACCGCTGCCCGACGACCACTGGATGTACTCGCATCCGAAGGTGCGCCTCAGCGCGCACGTGTCGTGGGGGACGACCGAGAACTTCACCGGTTCCGTCGCGATCTTGATCGAGAACCTCCACCGCTTCGTCGACGGGCGTCCGCTGCGCGACCTCGTCGACCTCGAAGAGGGCTACTGA
- a CDS encoding SMP-30/gluconolactonase/LRE family protein — translation MRAEVVATGVPFGEGPVWCPDGTLVVTSVAAGALFRVRPEAGSAERFAETRGGANGATLAADGSILVTQNGGFDVGGTGFVKNAPPVTSEPATPGLQLATPDGAVSYLLDDGFHAPNDLCIDRDGTVFFTDPGHYPPPEPNYGRVFAYATDGSVRLVGDGFLYCNGIALDRDGHLVVIEARGLQRLLPDGEREWVIERLGRGGGDGFCLDADGRYYVASTIEHGVRVVDTDGTVLDFLEIDGDGLTTNCCFGGPDLRTLYATDAVPGNVVAWAGMPTPGLPLHSWPGVRSSAA, via the coding sequence ATGCGAGCCGAGGTCGTCGCGACCGGCGTTCCCTTCGGCGAGGGCCCGGTGTGGTGCCCCGACGGAACGCTCGTCGTTACGAGCGTCGCGGCCGGCGCGCTGTTCCGCGTCCGGCCGGAGGCGGGCAGCGCCGAGCGCTTCGCCGAGACGCGGGGTGGCGCGAACGGCGCCACGCTCGCGGCCGACGGATCGATTCTCGTCACGCAGAACGGCGGCTTCGACGTCGGCGGAACCGGGTTCGTGAAGAACGCGCCGCCGGTCACGTCGGAACCCGCGACGCCGGGCCTCCAGCTCGCGACACCCGACGGCGCGGTGAGCTACCTGCTCGACGACGGCTTCCACGCGCCGAACGACCTCTGCATCGACCGCGACGGCACCGTCTTCTTCACCGACCCCGGCCACTACCCACCGCCCGAGCCGAACTACGGACGCGTGTTCGCGTATGCGACCGATGGCAGCGTGCGGCTCGTCGGCGACGGCTTCCTCTACTGCAACGGCATCGCGCTCGATCGCGACGGACACCTCGTCGTCATCGAGGCTCGTGGCCTGCAACGGCTGCTGCCCGACGGCGAGCGCGAGTGGGTGATCGAGAGGCTCGGCCGGGGCGGCGGCGACGGCTTCTGCCTCGACGCCGACGGTCGGTACTACGTCGCGTCCACGATCGAGCACGGCGTGCGGGTCGTCGACACCGACGGCACGGTGCTCGACTTCCTCGAGATCGACGGCGACGGGCTCACGACCAACTGCTGCTTCGGCGGTCCCGATCTCCGCACGCTCTACGCGACCGACGCGGTC